A stretch of DNA from Micromonospora sp. WMMD1155:
CCTCGTCGTGGAACAGCGCCGCGTCGAAGCCACGCCCGTGCAGTTTCACCGGGTCCGACCAGGGGCCGGCGATGTCCTCGGCGGTGACCAGGAAGTTCTGCGGATCCCAGTAACCGCTGGCGAAGCTGGCCACGTCGCTGTAGACGAGGTAGAACAGACCGTCGTGGTAGGTCAGGTCGGGTGCCCACACGCCGTTGGAGTCACCGCAGCCACGCAGGTCGAGCAGGCGGCGGTCGGTGATGACCCCGCTCAAAGTGCGCCAGTTCACGAGATCACGCGAATGGTGCACACGCACGCCCGGATACCACTCGAAGGTCGAGGTAGCCAGGTAGTAGTCGTCGTCGACCCGCAGGATCGACGGATCCGGGTGGAATCCGGCGAGGACGGGGTTGCGGATCGACCGGGTAGCGGTCGCCACGTTAGCGATGTCGGTCGACACGAAGGGCTCCTCTGGACGGGCTGTCTGGAACTTCCGGAAACTTGCGGTCCCGGATCGCTGAAAGTCCTGCCTACGCTAGCCGGTCTTTTCGCGATAGGACAGAGGGCTTGACCGTTGCGGAAACAGCTCGTAGCGTGCCCGCCATCGACCGGTAATACCGGCGAAGCTTTTGAAAGTTCCGGAGATCCATAGGTTCCCACCACGCCGGCCCGGCCGGCAACCGAGCACCCCGTGAGTTACCGAAGGGATGGATCATGACCTCGCACCTTTCCCGCCGAACGCTGCTCGGCCTCGCCGGTGCCGGCGCCGGCGCGTACCTGCTGAGCGCCTGTAGCGGTGACGGCGAGTCCAGCGACCCGAACGCCCCGCAGACCATCAACTGGTGGCACATCCAGAACACCGACCCGATGCTCCCGGTCTGGCAGGCGATGGCCAACGAGTACAAGTCCGCGCACAGCAACGTCACGTTCACCATCCAGCCCCTGGAGAACGAGGCGTTCAAGGCCAAGCTCACCACCGCCACCCAGGCGGGCGACCCGCCGGACCTGTTCCAGTCCTGGGGCGGTGGCGTGCTGAAGCAGCAGGTGGACGCGGGCCTGGTCAAGGACCTCACCGACGACGTCAAGGACCTGGTCAAGGGCATCCTGCCCGCGGCCATGGAGCCGTACACGATCGACGGCAAGATCTACGGCATTCCGTTCGACATCGGCATGGTCGGGTTCTGGTACAACAAGGAGCTCTTCACCCGCGCCGGCATCACCGAGACCCCCACCACCTGGACCGGCGTGCTCGACGCGGTCCGCAAGCTCAAGGCCGCCGGCATCACTCCGGTCGCGCTGGCCGGCAAGGACAAGTGGCCGGCCCACTTCTACTGGTCCTACCTCGCGATGCGCATCGGTGGTGTCGACGCGCTGCAGAAGGCCGTCGACAGCAAGAACTTCGACACCCCCGACCTCGTCGCCGCGGGTGAGCGGCTCAAGGAACTCGTCGACCTGCAGCCGTTCCAGAAGGGCTTCCTCGGCGCGGAGTTCGGTTCACCCGACGGTCAGGCCGCCACCATGGGCAACGGCAACGCCGGTATGGAACTGATGGGGCAGTGGGCACCGGCGGTGCAGGCGTCCAGCTCCACCAGCAAGAAGGGCCTCGGCGACAAGCTCGGCTTCTTCCCGTTCCCCTCCGTGGACGGCGGTAAGGGTGCCGCGACCGAGGTCTTCGGCGGTGGCAACGGCTTCGCCGTCGGTAAGGACGCGCCGGCCGCCACCATCGACTTCCTGAAGTTCCTGCTCAGCGTCGAGAACCAGAAGCGCTCCGCGCAGACCGGCGCGGTGAACCCGACGGTCACCGAGGCCACCTCGGCCATCAGCGACCCCAACAACAAGGCCGTCGCGGAGGCCCTGGCCAAGAACACCGGCTTCCAGCTCTACCTCGACCAGGCGTACGCGCCCGCGCTCGGGCAGCAGATCAACGACAGCGTCGCGGAGATCATCGCCGGCAAGAAGTCCCCGGCGGCGATCGTCAAGGACATCACGCAGGTGGCGAAGACCGTCTGATCGTGACCCGTCACCCGTTCGTAGCCGGCCGTAGAACCCGAGTGGAGCAGGAATGACCAGGCCATCGACCGTGTCCGACCTGAGGCGCGGCGACACGGCGACCGATCCGCCGGCACCGGGGCCGGGCACCGCGCGCAAGCGTGGCCGCCAGCCCCGGCCGGGCCGGGGTGGCGTCCTCGCCGTGTTCCTGGCGCCTGCCCTGGCGCTGTTCGTGCTGCTGGTCCTCGCCCCCATCGTGGTGGCCGGGTACGCCAGCTTCTTCAAGTGGAACGGCTTCGGCCTGCCGGAGAACTTCATCGGGTTGGACAACTACACCCGTGCCTTCGGCGACCCGACGTTCCGCGGCGACCTGTGGCGTGGCCTGGTGCTGGTGGTGCTGTCCCTGGTCGTGCAGCTGCCCGTCGCGCTGGCCCTGGCCATGCTGCTCAACCAGCCACTTCGCGGGCGGGCCGTCTATCGGCTGATCTTCTTCGCCCCGTACGTGCTCTCCGAGGTCACCACGGCCGTCCTGTTCACCCTGGTGTTCTCACCCAACCGAGGGCTGGGCGAGGGGGTCGCCCGGTGGCTGGGCGCCGACGCGGGCACCATCTTCGCCGACCCGGACACCGTGCTGTACGCCGTCTTCCTGGTGGTGTCCTGGAAGTACTTCGGCCTCTACATGATGCTCTTCCTGGCGGCGCGGCAGGGCATCCCGAAGGAGCTGCACGAGGCGGCGGTCACCGACGGCGCCACCGGCTGGCAGGCGTTCCGACACGTCACCCTGCCACTGCTCGGCCCGACGATCCGCATCAGCATCTTCCTGTCGGTCATCGGCACCATCCAACTGTTCGACATGGTGTGGGTGCTCACCGGTGGTGGGCCGATCCACTCCTCGGAGACCCTCGCGGTCACGATGTACCAGTTCGGCTTCCGTCGCTTCGAGGTCGGGTACGCGAGCGCCATCAGCATCGTGATGTTCCTGCTGAGCCTCGTCTTCGCCCTGTTCTACCAACGCATCGTCCTGCGTCGTGACACGGCGGGTGCGATCACCACCCAGGGAGGCCAGCGATGACCGCCACGGCGAGTCGCGTCCAGCGGACCCGCAGCGTCGTGCTGCACCTCGTCTGCATCGCCGTCGGCGTGCTCATCGTCGTGCCGGTGTACTTCGGTGTGCTCGGCGGTTTCAAGGACAACGGCCAGTTGTCCACCAACCCGCTGGGCTGGCCCGACCCGTGGGTGCCGAACTACTTCGAGATCCTGGGCAACGGGGTGTTCTGGCGGCAGCTCGGCAACAGTCTCCTCATCGCCGTGAGCAGCACCCTGATCGTCGTCGGCGCGGCGGCGATGGCCGCGTTCGTCTTCGCTCGTTACGCCTTCCGGGGCCGCGAGTTCCTGGTGACGTTGTTCGCGATCGGCCTGATGTTCCCGTTCGCGGTGGCCATCCTGCCGCTGTTCGTGCTGCTGCGCGGCGTCGGCCTGCTGGACAACCCGCTCGGTGTCATCCTGCCCCAGGCCGCCTTCGGGCTGCCGATCACCATCATCATCCTGCGCCAGTTCTTCCGGACCATCCCGGCCGAGGTCGAGGAGGCAGCCGTCCTCGACGGGTGCAGCGCCTTCGGCTTCTTCTGGAAGGTCCTCCTGCCGATGGCGCGCCCCGCCCTGGCCACCGTCTCGGTGCTGGCGATCGTCACCAGCTGGAACAACTTCATGCTCCCGCTGGTCGTCTTCAGCGACCAGAGTTGGTGGACCCTCCCGGTCGGGGTCCAGGCGTTCCAGGGTCAGTACGCCGACGACACCGCACGGGTGCTCGCCTATGTCGTGCTGTCCATGCTGCCGGCCCTCGGCTTCTACGCGGTCGCCGAACGCCAACTCATCGGCGGCCTGACCGGCAGCGTCAAGGGATGACATCGCAGCACCGCGAGCAGACCTGAAGCTTCCGGCACGACGAGGGGGGACCGTGGGCGCGGAGAACGGCCGAAACGTCACCATCGCCATGATCGCGCGGTTGGCGGGTGTCTCCGTACCCACGGTCTCTCGGGTCATCAACGGCCGCTCCGACGTCGCTCCCGACACCCGGGAGCGCGTCGAGGCGCTGCTCAACCGGCACGGCTACCGCCGCCGGTCACCGGCCCGGCGTACCGACGCGGCCCTCATCGACCTGGTCTTCAACGACCTGGACAGCCCGTGGGCCGTGGAGATCATCCGCGGGGTGGAGGACGTCGGCCAGACCAGCGGCGTCGGCACCGTCGTCTCGGCCATCCACTGGCGCATCTCCTCGGCCAAACAGTGGCTCGACAACATGCGGACGCGCTCCACCGAGGGCGTCATCTTCGTGACCTCGATGGTGAACCCACCGTTGCAGGCCGAGTTGCGCCGGCTGCACCTGCCGGTCGTCATCATCGACCCGGCCGGCGTGGACCCGCAGGAGTCACCAACCATCGGCGCCACCAACTGGGCGGGCAGCCTGAGCGCCAACCAGTACCTGATCAGCCTGGGGCACCGGCGGATCGGCTTCATCGCCGGCCCACCGCACCTGATGTGCAGCCGGGCCCGGATGGACGGCTACCGGGCCGCGCTCGGCGCCGCCGACATCCCCGTCGACGACGCGCTCATCCGACCGGGCAACTTCTACCACGAGTCCGGTTTCAGCGCGGGTACGCAGTTGCTGGCCCTGCCCGACCCACCCACCGCCATCTTCGCCTCCAGCGACCAGATGGCACTGGGCGTCTACGAGGCGGTCCGCAAACGCGGCCTACGGGTGCCCGACGATGTCAGCGTGGTCGGCTTCGACGACCTGCCGGAGCTCCGGTGGTGCTCCCCGCCGCTGACCACCGTCCGTCAACCCCTGGCCGAGATGGGCATGCTGGCCGCCCGGACCGTCCTGCGCCTCGCCGGCGGCGAGAAGACCGAGAGCCCAAGGGTCGAACTCGCCACCGAGTTGATCGTCCGCGACAGCGCCGCGCCCCCGCGCTGACCACGCCGCGGCCCTTGAGATCCGCGATCCGCCCATGGCATTCTTGTGCGTCGATGACATGACGTGCGCGCGGGGCTGACGACCGTCCGATGGGCAACCGGGGTCCGGTACGGATCCGGGGGGACGGGTGACACGAGCGGCGGACCACCGAGGTCCGCCGTCCCCCCAGTCCGTAAAGGATCCCAGCCCATGCGCATCCAACAGAAGAGACGCGCGTCCCTCCTGGCGAGTCTGCTGCTCGCCGCGACCGCGCTGTCCGGCGTCGACGCCCCGACCGCCAGCGCGGCACCCGACCCGGTCGCCGTCACCGTCGACGCCCGCGCGGGCATGGCCACCGTGCCCGCCACCGCGCTGGGCGTCAACCACGCCATCTGGGACCAGAACCTCGGCACCGCCGAGACGTCGGACCTGCTCCGCGACGCCGGTGTGCAGATGATGCGCTACCCGGGCGGCTCGTACGCCGACATCTACCACTGGAAGGACCACACCGCGCCCGGCGGCTACGTCGCACCGGGGACCGACTTCGACACCTTCATGGCGGCCGTCCGGCGGGCCGGCGCGCAGCCGATGATCATCGCGAACTACGGCACCGGCACGCCTGCCGAAGCAGCCGACTGGGTGCGGTACGCGAACGTCACCAAGCGCTACGGCGCACGGTACTGGACGATCGGCAACGAGAACTACGGCAACGGCCACTACGGGTCCGCGTGGGAGGCCGACGACCACCCGGACAAGAGCGCGACACAGTACGCGAGGCTGGTCGTCGAGTACGCCGACGCGATGAAGGCGGTCGACCCGAGCATCAAGGTCGGCGCGGTGCTGACCATGCCGGGCAACTGGCCGGACGGCATCACCGCCGGCAGTGACCCGGGTCCGTGGAACCAGACGGTGCTCTCCATCGCCGGTCCGAAGATCGATTTCGTGGACGTGCACTGGTACCCGGGTGGCTCCGCCGCCGATTCGCTGGCCCGCACCAATCACCTGCCCGACGCGATCTACCTGCTGCGACAGCAGCTCACCCGGTACGCGGGCCCGAACGCCGACCGCATCGGCATCAGCTTCACCGAGCTGAACGTCGACGCCGGACGGAACACGCAGCCGGCCGCGCTCTTCCTGGCCGACGCGTACAGCGCGCTCCTGGCGAACGGCATCTTCACCGCCCACTGGTGGAACGTGCACAACGGGATCGGCGCGGTGTCGCAGGTGGCCGGGCAGACCGACTACAACGACTTCGGCATGCTCTCCAG
This window harbors:
- a CDS encoding extracellular solute-binding protein; the protein is MTSHLSRRTLLGLAGAGAGAYLLSACSGDGESSDPNAPQTINWWHIQNTDPMLPVWQAMANEYKSAHSNVTFTIQPLENEAFKAKLTTATQAGDPPDLFQSWGGGVLKQQVDAGLVKDLTDDVKDLVKGILPAAMEPYTIDGKIYGIPFDIGMVGFWYNKELFTRAGITETPTTWTGVLDAVRKLKAAGITPVALAGKDKWPAHFYWSYLAMRIGGVDALQKAVDSKNFDTPDLVAAGERLKELVDLQPFQKGFLGAEFGSPDGQAATMGNGNAGMELMGQWAPAVQASSSTSKKGLGDKLGFFPFPSVDGGKGAATEVFGGGNGFAVGKDAPAATIDFLKFLLSVENQKRSAQTGAVNPTVTEATSAISDPNNKAVAEALAKNTGFQLYLDQAYAPALGQQINDSVAEIIAGKKSPAAIVKDITQVAKTV
- a CDS encoding sugar ABC transporter permease, which gives rise to MTRPSTVSDLRRGDTATDPPAPGPGTARKRGRQPRPGRGGVLAVFLAPALALFVLLVLAPIVVAGYASFFKWNGFGLPENFIGLDNYTRAFGDPTFRGDLWRGLVLVVLSLVVQLPVALALAMLLNQPLRGRAVYRLIFFAPYVLSEVTTAVLFTLVFSPNRGLGEGVARWLGADAGTIFADPDTVLYAVFLVVSWKYFGLYMMLFLAARQGIPKELHEAAVTDGATGWQAFRHVTLPLLGPTIRISIFLSVIGTIQLFDMVWVLTGGGPIHSSETLAVTMYQFGFRRFEVGYASAISIVMFLLSLVFALFYQRIVLRRDTAGAITTQGGQR
- a CDS encoding carbohydrate ABC transporter permease; the protein is MTATASRVQRTRSVVLHLVCIAVGVLIVVPVYFGVLGGFKDNGQLSTNPLGWPDPWVPNYFEILGNGVFWRQLGNSLLIAVSSTLIVVGAAAMAAFVFARYAFRGREFLVTLFAIGLMFPFAVAILPLFVLLRGVGLLDNPLGVILPQAAFGLPITIIILRQFFRTIPAEVEEAAVLDGCSAFGFFWKVLLPMARPALATVSVLAIVTSWNNFMLPLVVFSDQSWWTLPVGVQAFQGQYADDTARVLAYVVLSMLPALGFYAVAERQLIGGLTGSVKG
- a CDS encoding LacI family DNA-binding transcriptional regulator; its protein translation is MGAENGRNVTIAMIARLAGVSVPTVSRVINGRSDVAPDTRERVEALLNRHGYRRRSPARRTDAALIDLVFNDLDSPWAVEIIRGVEDVGQTSGVGTVVSAIHWRISSAKQWLDNMRTRSTEGVIFVTSMVNPPLQAELRRLHLPVVIIDPAGVDPQESPTIGATNWAGSLSANQYLISLGHRRIGFIAGPPHLMCSRARMDGYRAALGAADIPVDDALIRPGNFYHESGFSAGTQLLALPDPPTAIFASSDQMALGVYEAVRKRGLRVPDDVSVVGFDDLPELRWCSPPLTTVRQPLAEMGMLAARTVLRLAGGEKTESPRVELATELIVRDSAAPPR
- a CDS encoding cellulose binding domain-containing protein, with the protein product MRIQQKRRASLLASLLLAATALSGVDAPTASAAPDPVAVTVDARAGMATVPATALGVNHAIWDQNLGTAETSDLLRDAGVQMMRYPGGSYADIYHWKDHTAPGGYVAPGTDFDTFMAAVRRAGAQPMIIANYGTGTPAEAADWVRYANVTKRYGARYWTIGNENYGNGHYGSAWEADDHPDKSATQYARLVVEYADAMKAVDPSIKVGAVLTMPGNWPDGITAGSDPGPWNQTVLSIAGPKIDFVDVHWYPGGSAADSLARTNHLPDAIYLLRQQLTRYAGPNADRIGISFTELNVDAGRNTQPAALFLADAYSALLANGIFTAHWWNVHNGIGAVSQVAGQTDYNDFGMLSSGTCSEDGSVCEPPLNTPFAPYHGLAMMKLFAKTGDQFVRAGTDEPLVTAHAVRRGNGDLALLLLNKDPDNDRPVTIDYAGFTPSAVAPTVSTLTNGATGIATSQSGSATSRTLPAYSLTTLVLRPAGATAGRPSAPGRPTVSGVTDRAATISWPASTPGASPIAKYEVYRQNGAVSEQLGETPTTSFTVANLVPGSRYTVNVLARDIAGRVSWASPPLTFATGSPTTSACTVRFTTANDWGNGYIGGVEIVNNGTGPIDGWTLTWTWPTGWQQVSSGWSATWEQIGTAVRVTPTDDNRQIAAGGSVSAGFVGAYSGPNVLPTAFTLNGTVCATG